GTGAAGAGAGTGGTAGAGCTCCCTTATCTTTTAGGTGCTCTGGAGGTAGATAAGCATAAAATATACGCTTCAAACTTCAAAATGAAATCTGTGTATGTTGACTACTTGGACGGTACCCAAAAGAAAATTGCTTTAGAAATGTACAAATCGAAACAATGGCTAAAGGAACATCATATTAAAATCATAGATGAAGTGAGATCTGAGCTGAGTTTAACGGTAGATTATTCGGTGAGAGGTTACATTCATAAAATGACATTATTATGGAGCAAAGTGAAAGTGGATGTAACCTTAATGCTTACCGAACATATGAACGTTGATATCACAGAATTGTCCACATGAACATAGAAAATAAGAGTCTAACTCATGGATGCGGCAAACCTATCTAATAAAAAGGTGCCTACTTTTCAAGTAGCATGAGAAATTTTAAGATAAAACGCAAGAGGAGAAGTCGGCATAAAAGTAATTGAGGAGATGGTAGCGTCATGCCAATTGAAATCAAAGACATTGTGTCTAAGAAAATATTAAGTGAAGTAAAAGGTTATCTAGATATTGGTTTTACTCATTCACTAAATCCCTATACGGGTTGTGCATTTGCTTGCGAATACTGTTACGTCAGAGAAATGCCTATTCAAAAGTTTAAGGATATTCCTTGGGGATCGTGGGTGGATGTCAAGAATAATGCAGCAGAAAACTATCTAAGGGAAGTCTCTCTTCTAAGACGTAAAAATAAACCCATAAGTATATTCATGTCATCAGCTACAGATCCTTATCAACCTGTAGAGCAGAAGGCAAACATTACAAGAAGCCTATTGGAAGCAATGGATAAAAACCCACCGGATTCACTTCAAATTCAAACTAGAAGCCTGCTGGTTGCCAGAGACCTTGATATACTGCTGAAATTAAAGGAAAAATGTCGAATTCTGGTTTCAATGACAATCGAGACAGATCGCGAAGACGTGAAACGAATTTTTTCGCCCTATGCTCCTGGAATAGATTTAAGAGTTAAAGCCTTAAAAAAGATAAATGATGCAGGGATACACACACAAGTATCTATCTCCCCTGTGCTACCTTTTTCACCTAATTTCGCTAACATGTTACAAGGCATAACTGATCGAATTTGGATTGATACGCTACTGATTGGTGATGGTCAAATGGGGATGAGATCTGAGCGGTTAGGGATGCCACAATTATTTGATGTGAACGGCTGGGACAGATGGTATGAGAAAAGCATTCATCTTAAAGTGGAAAAATATTTTAAGGCAAGGTTTCCATCTGAAATAATTCATGTATCTAAAAACAGCGCATATCCATTTTAATTTTAACTAGCCATTCATTTTATGAGGATCTTGTCCGTTTTTTCTTCCTGCAATAGAAATATTGCAAAATAGTGTTGGAAGATCAACTTTCCCTTACGACTCAATGGAGGCCGCATGAGTCCTCCATTGACTTAAGAGAATATAATTGGCTTCAGTGAATTTCCTAAATCACTTAAGTTGTATTCGACTCTCGGAGGGACTTCTGCAAAAACAGTACGAATGACAATTCCATCCACTTCCATTGAACGTAAATTTTCATTGTGAACCTTTTGACTGATCTCGGGATACTTTTACGAAGTTCTCCGAATCGTTGAGTTCCCTCAAAAGATCCCTCATAACCAATAACTTTCACTTTTTACCTATAAATCCAAATATTATTGCGACGGGACAAAACGGCAACTCTTTTTTGAAATCACTACATTATCGCCTCCAATAGTTACTATTAGGTTCCTATATAACAAAAAGGTGCCTACTTACCAATTATCTAAAGTAGAGATAAAATTTAAGTGAAGGCATATGCTCACGAAAATAGA
This Paenibacillus xylanexedens DNA region includes the following protein-coding sequences:
- a CDS encoding winged helix-turn-helix transcriptional regulator; amino-acid sequence: MEVDGIVIRTVFAEVPPRVEYNLSDLGNSLKPIIFS
- a CDS encoding SPL family radical SAM protein; protein product: MPIEIKDIVSKKILSEVKGYLDIGFTHSLNPYTGCAFACEYCYVREMPIQKFKDIPWGSWVDVKNNAAENYLREVSLLRRKNKPISIFMSSATDPYQPVEQKANITRSLLEAMDKNPPDSLQIQTRSLLVARDLDILLKLKEKCRILVSMTIETDREDVKRIFSPYAPGIDLRVKALKKINDAGIHTQVSISPVLPFSPNFANMLQGITDRIWIDTLLIGDGQMGMRSERLGMPQLFDVNGWDRWYEKSIHLKVEKYFKARFPSEIIHVSKNSAYPF